The Pararge aegeria chromosome 8, ilParAegt1.1, whole genome shotgun sequence genome window below encodes:
- the LOC120625909 gene encoding uncharacterized protein LOC120625909 — MVPTMLTRRAAALQEQLKLKNALSELKSLKQLNADLMKEQDDSEVELRSIIAENSQLKGELADLHSAHTLVLEERNQLQEAVHSFNQCISTYDEALGRITMLEGELCSAHKTIDDLQSQLQNVEMQSTNNLYDELLTSSSTMPVCIDLTCDSPCVKKTKPQIDLPFLNSHNKIKKYIRISKIIKKTQKLVKNQKKSSENLILRKERSVLLNKLNTFSLSFQSSREKYESEIQTLNDVIQQLEDSLKTMTIKYELSKKQIDEQILAADELLALGTYNMARFESLANKCQ; from the coding sequence ATGGTGCCAACAATGCtaaccagaagagcggctgcattgcaagagcaattaaaacttaaaaatgccctcagtgaactaaagtcactgaaacaactaaatgctgatttaatgaaggaacaagatgacagtgaagtgGAACTGAGATCAATTATTGCCGAGAACTCCCAGCTAAAGGGTGAACTAGCTGACCTACATAGCGCTCACACTCTGGTCTTAGAGGAGCGCAACCAACTCCAGGAGGCAGTGCATTCTTTTAACCAATGCATATCTACTTATGATGAAGCTTTAGGAAGAATTActatgttggagggtgaattatgtagcgcacataaaactattgatgaccttcagtcacaattacaaaatgttgaaatgcaatcaacaaataacttgtatgatgaactacttacttcatcctcaacaatgccagtgtgcatcgatctgacttgtgatagcccttgtgttaaaaaaaccaagcctcaaatagatctcccctttttaaatagccacaataaaataaaaaaatacattagaattagtaaaataataaaaaaaactcaaaaattagtaaaaaaccagaagaaaagcagtgaaaacctgatactaagaaaagaacgttcagttttgttaaataagttaaataccttttctctttcttttcaaagtagcagggaaaaatatgagagtgaaatccaaaccttaaatgatgttattcaacagctggaagactcacttaaaactatgactattaaatatgagctgtcaaaaaagcagattgatgaacaaattctggcagctgatgagttgttagctctaggtacctacaatatggctcgttttgagtcattggcaaataaatgtcaa